The following coding sequences are from one Chroogloeocystis siderophila 5.2 s.c.1 window:
- the cobW gene encoding cobalamin biosynthesis protein CobW, with amino-acid sequence MAFKKIPVTIVTGFLGSGKTTLIRNLLQNNQGRRIAVLVNEFGELGIDGELLKSCQICPEDGDGTDNIVELTNGCLCCTVQEEFLPTMQQLLQRRDSIDCILIETSGLALPKPLVKAFRWHEIRNAATVDAVITVVDCAAVAAGTFASDPEAVERDRQADPNLEHETPLQELFEDQLACADLVVLNKTDLVDSATQAEIINLVQQELPRVVKIVASTNGQLDTDILLGVNAAVEDDLAARPSHHDTEEDHDHDDEITSAHLVLNRSFDPQKLQKQLQTLAQEQEIYRIKGFVAVPNKPMRLVLQGVGGRFEQFYDRMWQPEEPQQTKLVFIGRNLEPSVIASQLNVVSG; translated from the coding sequence ATGGCATTTAAAAAAATTCCGGTTACGATCGTCACTGGCTTTCTTGGTAGCGGTAAAACGACACTCATTCGCAACTTATTACAAAACAACCAAGGTAGACGCATCGCAGTTCTCGTCAACGAATTTGGCGAATTAGGAATTGATGGTGAGTTACTCAAATCTTGTCAAATCTGTCCCGAAGATGGTGACGGTACAGATAATATCGTTGAACTCACGAATGGTTGCTTGTGCTGTACGGTGCAAGAAGAGTTTTTACCGACGATGCAGCAGCTATTACAGCGGCGTGACAGCATTGACTGTATATTGATCGAAACTTCGGGTTTAGCCCTACCCAAGCCCCTTGTAAAAGCCTTTCGTTGGCACGAAATTCGTAACGCTGCGACTGTCGATGCCGTTATTACAGTAGTCGATTGCGCCGCCGTCGCCGCCGGAACTTTTGCCAGCGATCCTGAAGCTGTTGAACGCGATCGCCAAGCCGATCCCAACTTAGAACACGAAACACCCTTACAAGAATTATTTGAAGATCAACTCGCGTGTGCGGATTTAGTCGTTTTAAACAAAACAGATTTAGTCGATAGCGCAACTCAGGCAGAAATTATTAACTTAGTACAACAGGAATTACCAAGAGTCGTCAAAATCGTTGCATCCACAAACGGACAACTCGACACTGATATTCTCCTCGGAGTCAATGCTGCTGTAGAAGACGACTTAGCCGCACGTCCTAGCCACCATGATACTGAAGAAGACCACGACCACGACGACGAAATTACCTCGGCACATTTAGTTCTCAACCGTAGCTTCGATCCGCAAAAACTCCAAAAGCAACTGCAAACCTTAGCGCAAGAACAAGAAATTTATCGCATTAAAGGCTTTGTCGCTGTACCAAATAAGCCAATGCGTCTCGTATTACAAGGAGTCGGCGGACGCTTTGAACAATTTTATGACCGGATGTGGCAACCAGAAGAACCGCAGCAAACCAAATTAGTTTTTATTGGGCGTAATCTCGAACCATCGGTAATCGCGTCGCAGTTAAATGTGGTTAGTGGTTAG
- the hemF gene encoding oxygen-dependent coproporphyrinogen oxidase: MTTALNPQITSSQSPPPEDAKVRVKQLMQNLQDKICQELEQLDGVGKFRQDAWEREEGGGGRSRVMRDGAVFEQGGVNFSEVWGTHLPPSILAQRPEASGHQWFATGTSLVLHPRNPYIPTVHLNYRYFEAGPVWWFGGGADLTPYYPFAEDAAHFHTTLKQACDAHHKEYYPTFKRWCDEYFYLKHRQETRGVGGIFFDYQDGQGQLYRGPLPDGAAAAYSNLLGDLPQRNWEDLFTFVRDCGDAFVPAYAPIVKRRKDIEYGDRERHFQLYRRGRYVEFNLVYDRGTIFGLQTNGRTESILMSLPPLVRWEYCYEPEPNTPEAELYEIFLKPQDWANWKNQG; this comes from the coding sequence ATGACGACTGCTTTAAATCCTCAGATAACCTCCTCCCAATCTCCACCACCAGAAGATGCTAAAGTTCGAGTTAAGCAGCTGATGCAGAATCTGCAAGATAAAATCTGTCAGGAATTAGAGCAACTCGACGGTGTCGGTAAGTTTCGCCAAGATGCTTGGGAACGCGAAGAAGGTGGCGGCGGGCGATCGCGTGTGATGCGCGATGGCGCAGTTTTTGAACAAGGCGGAGTTAATTTTTCTGAGGTTTGGGGAACGCATTTACCCCCCTCGATTTTGGCACAGCGTCCCGAAGCATCTGGACATCAATGGTTTGCAACAGGAACTTCGTTAGTTTTGCATCCGCGCAATCCTTATATTCCAACAGTTCACTTAAACTATCGTTACTTTGAAGCAGGTCCAGTTTGGTGGTTTGGCGGTGGTGCAGACTTAACACCTTACTACCCGTTTGCAGAAGATGCAGCACATTTTCATACCACACTCAAGCAAGCCTGCGATGCACATCACAAAGAATATTATCCAACCTTTAAGCGCTGGTGTGACGAATATTTTTACCTCAAGCACCGTCAAGAAACTCGTGGCGTCGGTGGTATATTTTTTGACTACCAAGATGGTCAAGGACAGTTGTATCGCGGTCCTTTGCCCGATGGTGCAGCAGCAGCATATAGTAACTTGCTAGGCGATTTACCACAACGCAATTGGGAAGATTTGTTTACTTTTGTACGTGATTGCGGTGATGCTTTCGTACCAGCATATGCACCAATTGTCAAGCGCCGGAAAGACATAGAGTATGGTGATCGCGAACGTCATTTTCAGCTATATCGTCGCGGTCGGTATGTAGAGTTTAATTTAGTTTACGACCGAGGCACGATTTTCGGTCTACAAACGAACGGACGCACCGAGTCAATTTTAATGTCGCTACCGCCTTTGGTACGTTGGGAATACTGCTACGAACCCGAACCGAATACGCCCGAAGCGGAGTTGTATGAAATATTCCTAAAGCCTCAAGATTGGGCAAATTGGAAAAATCAGGGATGA
- a CDS encoding P-II family nitrogen regulator: MHLVKRIEIIANSFELGKILAGLDKAGVHGHAVIRNVAGKGLREGEDLDMTMLDNVYIIAFCKPELLKPVVENIRPVLNKFGGTCYITDAMEIRSVKCVASM, from the coding sequence ATGCACCTTGTCAAAAGAATCGAAATTATTGCGAACTCGTTTGAGCTTGGCAAAATTTTAGCAGGTTTAGATAAAGCAGGCGTTCACGGTCATGCTGTGATTCGCAATGTTGCCGGAAAAGGATTGCGCGAAGGCGAAGACCTCGACATGACGATGCTTGACAACGTGTACATCATTGCATTTTGTAAGCCGGAACTGCTCAAACCCGTCGTTGAAAATATTAGACCTGTACTCAATAAATTTGGGGGAACCTGCTACATCACCGATGCGATGGAAATTCGCTCGGTAAAATGTGTTGCCTCGATGTAA
- a CDS encoding sodium-dependent bicarbonate transport family permease, which produces MDGSLIVSNILNPPVLFFFLGMTAVLVKSDLEIPPPVPKLLSLYLLLAIGFKGGVELAKSGITQAVVLTLLAAMLMACFVPIYTFFILKLKLDNYDAAAIAATYGSISAVTFITASAFLTELGIDFDGYMVAALALMESPAIIIGLILVNLFTTDSDRDFAWSEVLQEAFLNSSVFLLVGSLLIGILTGEHGWQVMEPFTQGMFYGVLAFFLLDMGLVAARRIKDLQKTGVFLISFAILIPILNAGIGLSIAKFIGMPQGDALLFAVLCASASYIAVPAAMRLTVPEANPSLYVSTALAVTFPFNIIVGIPLYLYGIELLWR; this is translated from the coding sequence ATGGATGGTAGCTTGATCGTATCCAACATCCTGAATCCACCTGTCCTATTTTTCTTCTTGGGAATGACCGCTGTTCTCGTTAAGTCGGATTTAGAAATTCCTCCTCCTGTTCCCAAACTCCTCTCGCTTTATCTGCTGCTGGCGATCGGATTCAAGGGAGGCGTAGAACTAGCGAAAAGTGGGATTACGCAAGCGGTTGTTCTGACGCTGTTGGCGGCAATGTTGATGGCGTGTTTTGTGCCAATTTATACGTTTTTTATTCTAAAGTTGAAGCTGGATAATTATGACGCGGCAGCGATCGCCGCTACGTATGGCTCAATTAGTGCAGTGACGTTCATTACTGCCAGTGCATTTCTCACAGAACTCGGCATTGATTTTGATGGTTACATGGTTGCTGCCCTGGCACTGATGGAATCTCCAGCGATCATTATTGGTCTAATCTTGGTCAATCTCTTCACAACGGATAGCGACCGTGACTTTGCTTGGTCAGAAGTGTTACAAGAAGCGTTCCTCAATAGTTCCGTCTTTCTCCTCGTTGGTAGTCTGCTGATTGGGATCTTGACAGGGGAACATGGTTGGCAGGTGATGGAACCTTTTACTCAAGGAATGTTCTATGGTGTTCTCGCCTTCTTTTTGCTAGATATGGGACTCGTTGCGGCGCGCCGAATTAAGGACTTGCAAAAAACGGGAGTTTTCCTCATCTCATTTGCCATCTTGATTCCAATACTCAACGCCGGTATTGGTTTATCAATCGCTAAGTTTATTGGGATGCCTCAAGGCGATGCACTCTTATTTGCGGTGCTGTGTGCTAGTGCTTCTTATATTGCGGTTCCAGCAGCGATGCGACTAACGGTTCCCGAAGCCAATCCCAGCCTTTATGTTTCTACTGCTTTAGCCGTCACATTCCCGTTCAATATCATCGTTGGCATTCCGCTTTATCTATACGGAATTGAATTATTGTGGAGATGA
- a CDS encoding heme oxygenase (biliverdin-producing), which yields MSSNLATKLREGTKKAHTMAENVGFVKCFLKGVVEKNSYRKLVGNFYFVYSAMEEEMERHQQHPIVSKIYFKQLNRQRSLEQDLSYYYGSNWREQVELTPVGKTYVNRIREISNTAPELLIAHSYTRYIGDLSGGQILKNIAQRAMNLSEGQGVAFYEFKDIPDEKAFKATYRHALNELPIDEATADRIVDEANAAFGLNMKLFNELEGNLIKAIGQMLFNTLTRRRTRGSTELATAE from the coding sequence ATGAGCAGTAATTTAGCAACAAAATTGCGTGAGGGTACAAAAAAAGCCCATACGATGGCTGAAAACGTTGGTTTTGTCAAGTGCTTTTTAAAAGGAGTCGTCGAAAAAAATTCGTATCGTAAGCTAGTCGGCAATTTCTACTTTGTCTACTCCGCGATGGAAGAAGAAATGGAACGGCATCAGCAGCACCCAATCGTATCAAAAATTTATTTTAAACAACTTAACCGACAACGCAGCTTAGAACAAGACTTGAGCTACTACTATGGTTCTAACTGGAGAGAGCAAGTTGAACTGACTCCTGTCGGCAAAACTTACGTTAACCGCATCCGCGAAATATCTAACACCGCACCAGAACTCTTAATCGCGCACTCGTACACGCGTTATATTGGCGATCTCTCTGGCGGACAAATTCTGAAAAACATTGCCCAACGCGCAATGAACTTATCCGAAGGACAAGGAGTCGCTTTCTACGAATTTAAAGATATTCCTGACGAAAAAGCTTTCAAAGCCACTTACCGTCATGCATTGAACGAACTACCCATCGATGAAGCAACTGCCGATCGCATTGTTGATGAAGCCAATGCGGCTTTTGGATTGAATATGAAGCTGTTTAATGAGTTAGAAGGTAACTTGATCAAAGCAATTGGTCAAATGCTATTCAATACCTTGACACGTCGTCGCACGCGTGGTAGCACTGAATTGGCAACTGCTGAGTAA
- a CDS encoding chromophore lyase CpcT/CpeT → MTLSSQLKALAQYLTGEFTNQEQAIAEPAWYVHLRLWHQPVAVFTEDSYTLFAEQANIVKLDQPYRQRLIRLQQRPDDVALQVQYYMPKNPTTLRGAGANPDILKMLTPEDFELLPGCLLDVTVNRLERDYHFKATLPSDRRCCFSYAGNTVQVSIGFEASPEEFLSYDKGIDSTTGKATWGAILGPYRFRKLNRNQG, encoded by the coding sequence ATGACTTTATCATCGCAGCTAAAGGCGCTAGCGCAGTATCTAACTGGCGAATTTACGAATCAAGAACAAGCGATCGCTGAACCTGCTTGGTACGTTCACCTGCGTCTTTGGCATCAACCCGTAGCGGTATTTACCGAAGATAGTTATACGCTGTTTGCCGAACAAGCAAATATTGTCAAACTCGATCAACCGTATCGACAGCGCCTGATCCGCCTCCAACAGCGCCCTGACGACGTTGCACTGCAAGTACAGTATTATATGCCTAAAAACCCTACTACGCTGCGTGGTGCGGGTGCTAACCCCGATATTCTCAAAATGCTGACACCCGAAGACTTTGAGTTACTTCCAGGCTGTCTTCTTGATGTCACCGTCAACCGACTCGAACGCGATTATCATTTTAAAGCTACTTTACCAAGCGATCGCCGCTGCTGTTTTTCCTACGCGGGCAACACTGTACAAGTCTCCATCGGCTTTGAAGCCTCTCCAGAAGAATTTTTAAGCTACGACAAAGGAATCGACTCCACAACAGGTAAAGCCACCTGGGGAGCGATTCTCGGTCCCTATCGTTTTCGGAAACTTAACAGAAATCAGGGTTAA
- a CDS encoding polyketide cyclase / dehydrase and lipid transport, which translates to MLGCLSKIIHHRGRRFQCSLVRTYREISSASVDELWQKVVNLADVSWHPLLTSTNVPNGLIPKPGLIFQAVTRLGPIPIRIFVERVHPGEMMSVRVLSIPGIEERVIYRVESTVCGTCVSYSVTLNGWLSPLIWSLIRPRAAKVAAALAAAAEQAANTALSTEPKPLNDRCFDF; encoded by the coding sequence ATGCTAGGCTGCTTGTCCAAAATTATTCACCATAGAGGTCGCCGGTTTCAGTGTTCTTTAGTACGAACATATCGAGAAATCAGTTCAGCCTCGGTGGATGAACTTTGGCAAAAAGTCGTCAATTTGGCAGATGTCTCTTGGCATCCTTTGCTTACTAGCACCAATGTTCCGAACGGATTAATACCCAAACCAGGTTTAATTTTCCAAGCAGTGACGCGCTTAGGTCCAATTCCGATTCGGATTTTTGTCGAACGCGTGCATCCTGGAGAAATGATGAGCGTGCGCGTGTTATCAATTCCAGGGATAGAAGAACGCGTCATTTACCGTGTAGAGTCAACGGTGTGCGGTACCTGTGTTTCCTACTCAGTAACATTAAATGGGTGGTTGTCACCTTTGATCTGGTCTTTAATTCGACCTCGTGCAGCAAAAGTTGCAGCGGCTTTAGCAGCAGCGGCGGAACAAGCAGCAAACACTGCACTCTCAACCGAACCGAAGCCTCTAAATGACAGATGTTTTGATTTTTAA